From one Acinonyx jubatus isolate Ajub_Pintada_27869175 chromosome B1, VMU_Ajub_asm_v1.0, whole genome shotgun sequence genomic stretch:
- the EREG gene encoding proepiregulin gives MEARRAGRVPALLLCLGCHLLQAVFGTTVIPSCIPGESEDNCTALVQTEDNPRVAQVSITKCGSDMNGFCLHGQCIYLVDMSENYCRCEVGYTGVRCEHFFLTVQQPLSKEYVALTVILVFLFLVIVAGSIYYFCRWYRNQKSKEPKKEYERVTSGDPALPQV, from the exons ATGGAGGCGCGACGCGCGGGCCGCGTCCCCGCGCTGCTGCTGTGCCTGG GTTGCCATCTTCTCCAAGCAGTTTTCGGCACCACCGTGATTCCTTCATGCATCCCAGGAGAATCCGAAGATAACTGTACAGCTTTAG TTCAGACAGAAGACAATCCACGTGTGGCTCAAGTCTCAATAACAAAGTGTGGCTCTGACATGAATGGCTTCTGTTTGCATGGACAGTGCATCTACCTGGTGGACATGAGTGAAAATTATTGCAG GTGTGAAGTGGGTTACACTGGGGTCCGCTGCGAGCACTTCTTTTTAACCGTCCAACAGCCCTTGAGCAAAGAATATGTCGCTTTGACTGTGATTCTCGTTTTCTTGTTTCTCGTCATCGTTGCCGGTTCTATATACTACTTCTGCAGATG GTACAGAAATCAAAAGAGTAAAGAACCAAAGAAGGAATACGAAAGGGTGACGTCAGGGGATCCAGCATTGCCACAAGTCTGA